In Lentilactobacillus sp. SPB1-3, the sequence ATGCGTCGTTTGTTCAAACGTGGTCATTCACCGTTTGATAATACGACCATTGTGTTTGAAAGTTTTGGTGGCCGACAGGTCAGTGATAGCCCATATGCAATTTATCAATTATTCCAAAAATTATATCCAGGAATCAACATGATTTGGTCAATTGACAGATCATTGAAGAGTTACTGTAAGGAACACGGGATCAATTATGTGGTTCGTCGAACAAGTAAGTGGGTTCGAACACTTGAAAAATCACAATTCTGGATCAGTAATGCCAGATATCCATCTTGGGTTAAAAAGCCAAGTTACGTTACTTATATTCAAACATGGCATGGTACGCCGTTGAAGAAATTAGGTCTTGATATTGAGAATGTATCAATGCCAGGAACAACGACTGCTAAGTACCACAAGAACTTCGTCAAGGAAGCTAATCGCTGGGATGCTTTAGTGTCACCTAATGATTATTCAACTCAAATTTTCCGTTCGGCATTTGGATTTAATAACCAGATTTTAAAAATTGGTTATCCCAGAAATGATGAATTAATCAATACTAAACCAAGCGAAATTGATGACCTTAAACGAGAACTGGGAATTCCACTAGATAAAAAAGTGGTAATGTACGCGCCAACTTATCGTGATAATCAGTTTGCACAAAAGGGTAAGTACACGTTTGAGTTACCATTTGATTTGGATGATTTTAAAAAATCATTTGGTGATGACGCCGTCTTGATTTTAAGAATGCATTACTTGATTTCCAATGCATTAGACATCTCAGATTATCAAGACTTTGTTTATGACTTCTCTAGTCATCCAAATATTTCTGATTTGTACTTAGTTTCAGATTTATTGATTACTGATTATTCATCAGTATTCTTCGATTACGCTTATCTGAAAAGACCAATTTTATTCTATCCTTACGATTATCATTTATATAAGGAAGAACTTCGTGGATTCTATCTTAATTATGAAAAAGATTTGCCCGGTAAGATTGCTAACACTCCTGAACAATTGTTAGAAGAAATACAGCACGCATTCAAACATCCTGATATGAGTGCTAATAAACAATTTATGAACTTTTATGATCGTTTCTGTGCAATTAATGACGGACTTAGTTCATTAAAGGTTGTTAACTACGTTATGCAGCAAATTGAAAAAGGTATTTAAAAAAATCCAGCTATCGTCAATTACTGACAGTAGCTGGATTTTTAAATGTAAATGCTTTAAACAGTTGGGATTATGACACTATTTACTGAGAGTTTGGTATGCTATGAAAATGTGTTAGAATTAACTGATAGATTTTGCGAGTGAAAGGAACAAATATGACAGACAAACAATTAAAACAGGCGGACACAAAGCGCCGAACGTTTGCAATTATTTCTCACCCCGATGCCGGGAAAACTACTATTACTGAACAGTTACTTTTGTTTGGTGGAGTTGTTCGAGAAGCGGGAACGGTTAAAGCTAGAAAAACAGGTAACTTTGCTAAGTCCGACTGGATGGAAATTGAACAAAAACGTGGTATCTCAGTTACTAGTTCTGTGATGCAATTTGATTACGCCGGAAAGCGAATCAACATTTTGGATACTCCAGGACATGAGGATTTCTCTGAAGATACTTATCGGACTTTAATGGCTGTTGATTCAGCTGTCATGGTAATTGATTCTGCTAAGGGAATCGAGCCTCAGACTAAGAAGTTATTCCAAATTTGTAAAATGCGTGGAATTCCGATATTTACGTTCATGAATAAGTTAGATCGTGATGGAAGAGAACCCATGGATTTGATTGATGAATTGGAAGAAGTTTTGGATATCGAAGCATATCCAATGAATTGGCCAATCGGTATGGGTAAAACATTAACTGGTATTTTTGATCGTTATAACCACCGTGTTGAGCTGTATAAACATGATGATCCTTCAGTGATGGTTGAATTAGACGATGATAACAATCCCGTTGACAATGTAGAGTTGAGCGAAGATCCTCAATTTGAAGATGCTAAAGATAATATTGATTTGTTAGAAACCGCTGGCAATCAATTCGATACTGAAAAGATTAAAACTGGTGATCAGACACCTGTGTTCTTTGGTTCAGCATTGGTTAATTTCGGAGTGAAAACATTTTTTGATGCTTATCTTAATTTTGCTCCGGCACCAACCGCACATAAGACTGAAGAGGGTGAAGCAATTGACCCCGCCAGTGACGAATTTTCTGGATTCGTTTTTAAAATTCAAGCTAACATGAACCCTAATCATCGTGATCGAATCGCTTTTGTTAGAGTTTGTTCCGGTGAATTTGAAAAGGGAATGGATGTTAATTTATTCAGAACTCAAAAGAAGATGCGACTTTCGAACGTGACTGAATTTATGGCCAACACCAGAGAGAACGTTAAGAACGCAGTTGCTGGAGATATCATTGGTTTGTACGATACTGGTAACTTCCAGATTGGCGATACCATTTATACTGGAAAGCAATCAATTCAATTTGAAAAATTACCTCAATTTACTCCAGAACTATTTGTTCGAGTAGCTGCTAAGAATGTTATGAAACAAAAGTCATTTCATAAGGGAATTAATCAATTGGTTCAAGAAGGTGCTGTGCAGTTGTACACTTCTTACTCAACTAATGACTACATCTTAGGTGCCGTGGGACAACTTCAATTCGAAGTTTTCCAATTCAGAATGCAAAATGAATATAATTCTGAAGTAACCATGGAGCCAATGGGCAAAAAAACTGCTCGATGGATCGATCCAGATCAGTTGGATGAGAGAATGTCATCTTCAAGAAACTTGTTGGTTAAGGATCGGAATGGTGACCCATTATTCTTGTTTGAGAATAATTTTGCACTTAGATGGTTTGCCGATAAGTATCCTGATGTTAAGTTGACCGCTAAGCTATAAAAAATAATGAAAGAAGTAGTTTAATTATGAGTAAACATCTGTCAGCATGTACAAGTGTGTTAGTTGGGAAAAATGCATCAATCGATGGTTCAACGATGATCGCACGTAACGACGATACTTTCTTACCTTTAACACCTCAACGTTTTTATGTTCATGAAGCTGTTTCTGGCCGTAAAGAAACTTGGATTTCAAATCAAAATGGTTTTACAGCTGAAATGCCTGAAAGTGGCTACCGTTACTTGGCAACTCCAAACGTTGAAGTTGATAAGGAAGGGGTTTACGCCGAGAGTGGTTTCAATGAAAAGAACGTTGCCATGAGTGCCACTGAAAGTGTGTATGGTAATGAACGTGCCTTGGCATATGATCCATTAGTTGAAAATGGTTTGGCTGAAGATTCTATGCAATCAATGGTTTTGCCATTTATTGATTCTGCCAGAGATGGTGTTTCATATCTTGGCAATCTGATTAAAAAGTATGGTTCACCAGAAGGTGACGCTGTGTTATTCTCAGATAACGATGAAGTATGGTATATGGAAATCGTTACCGGACACCATTGGGTTGCCCAACGAATCCCTGATGACGCATACGCAATTACTGCTAACCAAGTTGCTATCCAACAAGTTGACTTTCATGATCCAGATAACTTTATGTTTTCAGATGGAATTCAAGAATTCGTTGAAACATATCATTTGAATACTGACAAAGAAGGTTTCAACTTCCGTCACATTTTTGGTACTGACAATGAAAAAGACCGTCATTACAACACCCCACGTGTTTGGTTTGGTCAAAGATATTTAAACCCTGAAATTCACCAGGAACCTACTTCTTCTGATCTGCCATTTATTTGCTACACTGACAAAAAAATCAGCGTTGAAGATGTTGAATATATCTTGAGCTCTCACTACAACGAAACTGAATATGATCCATTGGCTCAAGGAAATGAAGATACTAAGACTAAATTCAGACCTATTTCAATGAACAGAACGCAAAACTCACACGTTCTTCAATTGAGAAATGATGTTAACAAAGAATCATCAGCAATTATGTGGCTTTCATTTGGTGTTCCTGCATTTAGTCCATACGTGCCATTCTTTGGTAATGTTACTGATACTGATCCAAGTTATTCAAACACCCCAGTTCACTGTGATGACGAGAGTGCATATTGGATGTATCGTAAACTGTCCGTCCTTGTTGAATCACATTACTCAAACTTCATCCAAGATGACGTTGACTTTTTAACTGCTTCTAAGGAAAAATTACGTCGACATGTGCAGAATAGCTTGGTTGAGGCTAAGTCATTAACTGGCGATGAACTCACTAATTATTTAACTGGACAAAACCATGAAGTTGTTAAATTCATGAAAAAAGATGTTGAAGATTTCATGCATCGATTATTTGAAAAGGGATTGACTCTTTCAAAATTAACCTACAACATGGATAAGAATCTTTAATAAACAAAAAAGCCTGTCAACGCAATTAAGTTTGCGCGGACAGGTTTTTTTAGTTGAGAATTACGTATCTAGCAGGGATAACGGCTTTTTGACCCAATAAGTACCATTTGATTTGTTGATCATCAATGAGGATCCTGGTAATTTTAACTTGAGTACCGTTAGCCACACGTTGAACTGTGTGACCGTATGGTTGGTCATATAAATTAACCATTTTTTCATCAACGTAGTCAATGTAGCCAGATAATTCAGTTGATTGAGAAATCAATTTAGTAATACGAACAGCTTCAATTTCAGTTGGCGCATCGCTGATAATACTCTGTGAACCATTGATCCATTGAGTACCGCCAATGTTATACCAAGTTTGATTGTCCTGAGTGACAACTTTCAAAAATACTTTGATAATCAATCCATTAGGTAATTGGCTCTTCAAAGCGGTATTGCCGTTAGGTCGCTCATAAACCGAATGCGTAGATTGTAACCTAATATAATATTCAACTGGCTGAACAGTTTGCCACTGTTCATGACGATAATAAAATACAACATCATGGCTTTGTGTACTAAAGTAACCGTATTTCTTGCCGATACTATTAGTAACTTTATAGCCGGCGACTTTTGGTGCGGAAATATCATATAATTGATTTAGTTTCCCTGAAACCATAGACACTGGGGACAACATAGCTGATGTATCTAAGTCGATTGAATAAATTTTAATTGGTGCCGCAAATTTGAGCGTGTAATAAAATGTAATTGATTGATCATTGTCTTTAAAACGATTTGAAAAACCATCGACATCCACTAAGATATAATCATCAAATTTTGGAAGCCTTAAATTTAACACAGTCCCGCTTTTACCAACTAAAATATCAGGATCATGCAAGAAATTACCATTAGCGTCAAGATAAAAAATCGTGACGGAAGTCACTAGAGGCTCTGGCAAATTAACTTTTTGAGTTGTTTTATCTTCCTCAGTCAATTGTTCCTTAGGAGTGGGAGATTGAATAGTGGATGATGTGGGGGTTGAATCTTGTGCAGGGTGTTGTTTGCGAGGGCGTTTACTAAAACGATTGCGTTGTTTTGCCCGCTTAGAAAAACGGTTGATTCTCTGGTTGATCCAGCCCATAAATGCCATACGTAATTCACCCCCGATTAAAGTATTCTAAACAAAATTATATCATAAAAACAGGGTAGTCAATCTATAGAACAGGTTGATATCAACAATAAAAAAGCCACTGATAATATTTTTATCAGTGGCTTTTGAACTTATTTATTCAGATTTCTTAGAATCATCTTTAATTGGTGCTTGCTTATCTGGAGCTGAGATTACGATTTGATCATCGATCACATCAGCGAGTAGCTTAGTCTCAGTTGAATGATCAATGTAGTAATCAGCAACTTTGTCTTCAATCTCTTCTTGAATGACACGTCTTAATGGACGAGCACCCATAGCAGGGTTAAAGCCAAGGTCAACTAACTTCTTCTTAGCAGCATCTGAAACTTCAATGACGAGTCCTTGTTGAGATAACATTTCGTTAACATCATCGATCATCAATGAAACGATGTGTTGCAAGTTATCCTTTGAAAGGGCATTGAATTCAATGACGTCATCAAATCGGTTCAATAATTCTGGCTTGAAGTAATTGGTTAACTTATCAATGACAGAGTGGGTAGTTCCTGAAGCAGCAGCGGCAAAACCAACGTTTGCTTCTGAATCACCTGTACCTGCATTACTGGTCATGATAATGATGGTGTCTTTAAATGATACTGTCCGTCCTTGGCTATCAGTCAAACGACCATCGTCAAGAATTTGTAAGAACATGTGCAAGACATCTGGATGGGCTTTTTCAACTTCATCCAACAAAATCA encodes:
- a CDS encoding peptide chain release factor 3; translated protein: MTDKQLKQADTKRRTFAIISHPDAGKTTITEQLLLFGGVVREAGTVKARKTGNFAKSDWMEIEQKRGISVTSSVMQFDYAGKRINILDTPGHEDFSEDTYRTLMAVDSAVMVIDSAKGIEPQTKKLFQICKMRGIPIFTFMNKLDRDGREPMDLIDELEEVLDIEAYPMNWPIGMGKTLTGIFDRYNHRVELYKHDDPSVMVELDDDNNPVDNVELSEDPQFEDAKDNIDLLETAGNQFDTEKIKTGDQTPVFFGSALVNFGVKTFFDAYLNFAPAPTAHKTEEGEAIDPASDEFSGFVFKIQANMNPNHRDRIAFVRVCSGEFEKGMDVNLFRTQKKMRLSNVTEFMANTRENVKNAVAGDIIGLYDTGNFQIGDTIYTGKQSIQFEKLPQFTPELFVRVAAKNVMKQKSFHKGINQLVQEGAVQLYTSYSTNDYILGAVGQLQFEVFQFRMQNEYNSEVTMEPMGKKTARWIDPDQLDERMSSSRNLLVKDRNGDPLFLFENNFALRWFADKYPDVKLTAKL
- a CDS encoding MucBP domain-containing protein, yielding MAFMGWINQRINRFSKRAKQRNRFSKRPRKQHPAQDSTPTSSTIQSPTPKEQLTEEDKTTQKVNLPEPLVTSVTIFYLDANGNFLHDPDILVGKSGTVLNLRLPKFDDYILVDVDGFSNRFKDNDQSITFYYTLKFAAPIKIYSIDLDTSAMLSPVSMVSGKLNQLYDISAPKVAGYKVTNSIGKKYGYFSTQSHDVVFYYRHEQWQTVQPVEYYIRLQSTHSVYERPNGNTALKSQLPNGLIIKVFLKVVTQDNQTWYNIGGTQWINGSQSIISDAPTEIEAVRITKLISQSTELSGYIDYVDEKMVNLYDQPYGHTVQRVANGTQVKITRILIDDQQIKWYLLGQKAVIPARYVILN
- a CDS encoding CDP-glycerol glycerophosphotransferase family protein, yielding MRAILSGVHQKQNSQVLEFELLDVVSSLENSYILFVEKNSRASIMQPISKILSHNIIRISINAQDFHFDNSDQTEFEWQIYFVTNNNSSKEVIQVESEYLGDRHQLELTSYYQFNSDPVGMANFNIRTNQSADQFMINSVNLTADSLEITGYNKINGSNIKNQRVILKSKASNTKLDFPITEKLFAGMFTVAIPLTDIPQNSACQLYINYELDDKNIEQRMISVKSLAGQVTDVALPGQREVMLEKQFDNTIVVREFQGASFGQKVMAAGGKASNVIDVINMIQDKLNLFRMRRLFKRGHSPFDNTTIVFESFGGRQVSDSPYAIYQLFQKLYPGINMIWSIDRSLKSYCKEHGINYVVRRTSKWVRTLEKSQFWISNARYPSWVKKPSYVTYIQTWHGTPLKKLGLDIENVSMPGTTTAKYHKNFVKEANRWDALVSPNDYSTQIFRSAFGFNNQILKIGYPRNDELINTKPSEIDDLKRELGIPLDKKVVMYAPTYRDNQFAQKGKYTFELPFDLDDFKKSFGDDAVLILRMHYLISNALDISDYQDFVYDFSSHPNISDLYLVSDLLITDYSSVFFDYAYLKRPILFYPYDYHLYKEELRGFYLNYEKDLPGKIANTPEQLLEEIQHAFKHPDMSANKQFMNFYDRFCAINDGLSSLKVVNYVMQQIEKGI
- a CDS encoding C69 family dipeptidase, with translation MSKHLSACTSVLVGKNASIDGSTMIARNDDTFLPLTPQRFYVHEAVSGRKETWISNQNGFTAEMPESGYRYLATPNVEVDKEGVYAESGFNEKNVAMSATESVYGNERALAYDPLVENGLAEDSMQSMVLPFIDSARDGVSYLGNLIKKYGSPEGDAVLFSDNDEVWYMEIVTGHHWVAQRIPDDAYAITANQVAIQQVDFHDPDNFMFSDGIQEFVETYHLNTDKEGFNFRHIFGTDNEKDRHYNTPRVWFGQRYLNPEIHQEPTSSDLPFICYTDKKISVEDVEYILSSHYNETEYDPLAQGNEDTKTKFRPISMNRTQNSHVLQLRNDVNKESSAIMWLSFGVPAFSPYVPFFGNVTDTDPSYSNTPVHCDDESAYWMYRKLSVLVESHYSNFIQDDVDFLTASKEKLRRHVQNSLVEAKSLTGDELTNYLTGQNHEVVKFMKKDVEDFMHRLFEKGLTLSKLTYNMDKNL